In Bythopirellula goksoeyrii, a single window of DNA contains:
- a CDS encoding ArdC-like ssDNA-binding domain-containing protein: MKRDDAKKLSDVALEELAAQLAAGKSEELTKFLNTMSSFHNYSFGNCLLIVQQMPTATRVAGFRAWQKLNRQVRQGEKGICILAPLIGKKKAEDGSSEAELLGFRGVTVFDVSQTDGEDLPDIHRIEGDPGEKLSRLHATAISLGITLSYEEDLGGADGVSQGGSIVLRSGLTSAAEFNTLAHELAHELLHRGEDRKTLSKTVKELEAESVAYVVSTAVGLRALAQSADYIHCHAGDSEQLAKSLQRIQKTASLLLEQLETVSLDSISEVA; the protein is encoded by the coding sequence ATGAAAAGAGACGATGCTAAAAAACTGAGTGATGTCGCTTTGGAAGAACTTGCCGCGCAACTTGCTGCTGGCAAGAGTGAGGAACTCACGAAGTTCCTCAATACGATGAGCAGTTTTCACAACTACTCGTTTGGAAACTGTCTGCTCATTGTCCAGCAAATGCCGACCGCGACGAGGGTCGCTGGCTTTCGGGCTTGGCAAAAACTCAACCGCCAAGTTCGCCAAGGAGAAAAAGGGATTTGTATCTTGGCTCCTTTAATAGGCAAGAAGAAAGCCGAGGATGGCAGTTCAGAGGCCGAGCTGTTAGGATTTCGCGGCGTGACAGTCTTTGACGTGTCCCAGACCGACGGTGAGGATTTGCCCGATATCCACAGAATTGAAGGGGATCCGGGAGAGAAGCTCTCACGGCTTCACGCCACAGCCATCAGTCTTGGGATTACACTCTCGTATGAAGAAGACCTAGGAGGTGCCGATGGTGTTTCCCAAGGAGGGAGTATTGTGCTTCGCTCCGGTCTGACTTCGGCAGCGGAGTTCAATACGCTCGCCCATGAGCTGGCCCATGAACTCTTGCATCGGGGAGAAGACCGTAAGACGCTGTCGAAGACGGTGAAAGAACTCGAAGCCGAGTCGGTGGCCTACGTGGTCTCCACGGCGGTTGGACTCCGTGCCTTGGCACAGTCCGCCGACTACATTCATTGTCACGCAGGGGATTCCGAGCAACTCGCCAAGAGTTTACAACGGATCCAGAAGACCGCTTCGCTCCTGTTAGAGCAGTTGGAAACAGTTTCGCTGGATTCGATCTCGGAAGTCGCTTGA